In Musa acuminata AAA Group cultivar baxijiao chromosome BXJ3-11, Cavendish_Baxijiao_AAA, whole genome shotgun sequence, one DNA window encodes the following:
- the LOC135652411 gene encoding uncharacterized protein LOC135652411: MEDFNFAVGRQFPDVKTFRKAIKEAAIAQHFELKIIKSDLIRYFAKCAKEGCPWRIRAVKLPNVPTFTIRSIEGTHTCGKDAQLSRNQASVDWIVNLIEERLRSNVNYRPKDILQDIQKQYGISIPYKQAWRAKERGLTAIYGSSEEGYSLLPAYCEQIKLRNPGSVAQVFTTGSDHRFQKIFVSFNASIHGFLNGCLPIISLGGIELRSKYLGTLLSVTSFDANGGMFPVAFGIVDMETDESWMWFLSEFHKLLDTSTETRPQLIVLSNGQTVVTEAVRRKFATAYQGICMRHLTESMNKEFKNSRLVHLLWKAAYSVTTSGFRDRMAEIEEVCAGAAKRIQQIPANHWAVVYLEGPRYGHLSSNIEEFNRWILEARELPVIQVIESIHGKLMKEFSERHEKGLKWTSRLAPAAERHISEAIEWAVGYQVLRSDEVEFEVLSADCSSIVNIGMRSCSCREWQLHGIPCSHAVAALLSCKKDIYEYTEKYFTVTKYRETYSKPVYPIPDRSEWNKATEGQAHNENQVVRPPKFRRPPGRPEKKRLCMEVSNREKHTVHCSRCSQTGHYKRTCKADIIQKT, encoded by the coding sequence ATGGAAGATTTTAATTTTGCTGTCGGGCGGCAATTCCCTGATGTCAAAACTTTTAGGAAGGCGATAAAAGAAGCTGCTATTGCACAACATTTTGAACTTAAGATTATAAAGAGTGATCTGATTCGCTACTTTGCCAAGTGTGCCAAGGAAGGTTGTCCATGGCGAATTCGTGCTGTAAAGCTGCCAAATGTACCAACTTTCACCATAAGAAGCATTGAAGGGACACATACTTGTGGCAAAGATGCACAGCTAAGTCGTAATCAGGCATCTGTTGACTGGATTGTCAATCTCATAGAGGAGCGGCTACGAAGCAATGTTAATTACAGGCCAAAGGACATACTTCAAGACATTCAGAAACAGTATGGGATTAGTATTCCATACAAGCAAGCTTGGAGAGCGAAAGAAAGAGGTCTGACTGCCATATATGGATCCTCTGAAGAGGGTTACAGTCTTCTTCCAGCATACTGTGAGCAGATAAAGCTAAGAAACCCTGGAAGTGTTGCTCAAGTATTTACTACAGGTTCGGACCATCGTTTCCAGAAAATTTTTGTTTCGTTTAATGCATCAATTCATGGCTTTTTGAATGGTTGTTTGCCCATCATTAGCCTTGGTGGAATTGAACTCAGAAGTAAGTATCTTGGCACGCTGCTTTCTGTGACATCATTTGATGCTAATGGTGGAATGTTTCCAGTTGCTTTTGGTATTGTTGATATGGAGACAGATGAGAGTTGGATGTGGTTCTTGTCAGAGTTCCATAAACTACTAGATACGAGCACTGAAACCAGACCTCAGCTTATTGTACTATCCAATGGACAGACAGTTGTTACTGAAGCTGTGAGAAGAAAATTTGCTACTGCATACCAGGGAATATGCATGCGACACTTAACAGAAAGCATGAACAAAGAATTCAAGAACTCAAGGCTTGTTCATCTTCTTTGGAAGGCAGCTTATTCTGTCACCACCAGTGGCTTTAGGGACAGGATGGCAGAAATTGAAGAAGTCTGTGCAGGAGCAGCCAAAAGGATTCAGCAAATTCCAGCTAACCATTGGGCAGTGGTTTATCTTGAAGGTCCACGCTATGGACATCTTTCTTCAAACATTGAGGAGTTCAATAGATGGATACTTGAAGCTCGTGAACTACCTGTTATTCAAGTTATCGAAAGCATCCATGGCAAATTGATGAAGGAATTTAGCGAACGCCATGAAAAGGGTTTAAAATGGACGTCTAGACTTGCCCCTGCAGCTGAAAGACACATTTCGGAAGCCATTGAGTGGGCTGTTGGATACCAAGTGCTTCGTTCTGATGAAGTAGAATTTGAGGTTCTGTCAGCTGATTGTTCCAGTATTGTAAATATTGGCATGCGCTCTTGTTCTTGTCGTGAGTGGCAGTTGCATGGCATACCCTGTTCTCACGCTGTTGCAGCCCTCCTGTCATGTAAGAAAGACATCTATGAATATACAGAGAAGTACTTCACTGTCACGAAGTATCGGGAGACATATTCTAAGCCAGTGTATCCAATTCCAGACAGAAGCGAGTGGAATAAAGCCACCGAGGGTCAGGCACACAATGAAAATCAAGTGGTTCGTCCACCGAAGTTTCGTCGTCCTCCAGGACGCCCTGAAAAGAAGCGGCTTTGCATGGAGGTGAGCAATCGTGAAAAACATACCGTGCATTGTAGTCGGTGCAGCCaaacaggacactacaaaagaacATGCAAAGCAGATATCATCCAGAAGACATAA
- the LOC135652413 gene encoding ATG8-interacting protein 1-like isoform X1 — MADDGKEEKVSSRGADWEVVSLTASAYASEPGPQEFDPTSESKEKENMTERESSAALFMSGHFVFPPSEHENLPIEPDTSKIHGEPTMIGGDNGIDDSDREKLQTESDDLQYDIEFSEGNRISFRDMGFEEGKGSHRLNLVGVEQDIFADPRSVDIHSEAHKSSTKSEAEEPSDVNMESPHDHAKPGGDEIDGSNLPCQAWWKRHAVSLYKQAKEAGTFWSVVVAAAVMGIIIVRQRWHQDKWRFSINDERMSRMMRPIGRFKDVMVGGHQPNRLIH, encoded by the exons ATGGCGGACGATGGAAAAGAGGAAAAGGTTTCTTCTCGGGGAGCTGACTGGGAAGTTGTGTCCCTCACGGCATCCGCGTATGCTTCAGAGCCTGGTCCGCAGGAATTTGACCCTACCTCTGAGAGCAAAGAGAAGGAGAACATGACTGAACGTGAGTCTTCTGCAGCATTATTCATGTCCGGTCATTTTGTGTTTCCACCCAGTGAGCATGAGAATCTCCCGATAGAACCTGACACAAGCAAAATCCATGGTGAGCCAACAATGATTGGTGGTGATAATGGAATTGATGATTCTGATAGAGAAAAGTTGCAGACTGAATCTGATGATCTCCAGTATGATATCGAGTTTTCTGAAGGTAATAGAATTTCCTTCCGTGATATGGGATTTGAAGAGGGAAAGGGATCCCATAGGCTAAACTTGGTTGGAGTTGAGCAGGATATATTTGCTGATCCTCGTTCTGTTGATATTCACTCTGAAGCACATAAAAGCAGCACCAAATCTGAGGCTGAAGAACCTTCTGATGTGAACATGGAATCTCCTCATGATCATGCAAAACCAGGTGGAGATGAGATTGATGGATCCAACCTTCCTTGCCAAGCATGGTGGAAGAGGCATGCAGTATCTTTGTATAAACAGGCAAAGGAGGCCGGTACTTTTTGGTCTGTTGTTGTAGCTGCTGCCGTCATGGGAATTATAATTGTGAGGCAAAGATGGCATCAAGACAAATGGAGATTTAGCATCAACGATGAG AGGATGAGCAGGATGATGAGACCAATCGGCCGATTTAAGGATGTTATGGTTGGCGGCCACCAGCCTAACCGACTGATACATTGA
- the LOC135652413 gene encoding ATG8-interacting protein 1-like isoform X2 yields the protein MADDGKEEKVSSRGADWEVVSLTASAYASEPGPQEFDPTSESKEKENMTERESSAALFMSGHFVFPPSEHENLPIEPDTSKIHGEPTMIGGDNGIDDSDREKLQTESDDLQYDIEFSEAHKSSTKSEAEEPSDVNMESPHDHAKPGGDEIDGSNLPCQAWWKRHAVSLYKQAKEAGTFWSVVVAAAVMGIIIVRQRWHQDKWRFSINDERMSRMMRPIGRFKDVMVGGHQPNRLIH from the exons ATGGCGGACGATGGAAAAGAGGAAAAGGTTTCTTCTCGGGGAGCTGACTGGGAAGTTGTGTCCCTCACGGCATCCGCGTATGCTTCAGAGCCTGGTCCGCAGGAATTTGACCCTACCTCTGAGAGCAAAGAGAAGGAGAACATGACTGAACGTGAGTCTTCTGCAGCATTATTCATGTCCGGTCATTTTGTGTTTCCACCCAGTGAGCATGAGAATCTCCCGATAGAACCTGACACAAGCAAAATCCATGGTGAGCCAACAATGATTGGTGGTGATAATGGAATTGATGATTCTGATAGAGAAAAGTTGCAGACTGAATCTGATGATCTCCAGTATGATATCGAGTTTTCTGAAG CACATAAAAGCAGCACCAAATCTGAGGCTGAAGAACCTTCTGATGTGAACATGGAATCTCCTCATGATCATGCAAAACCAGGTGGAGATGAGATTGATGGATCCAACCTTCCTTGCCAAGCATGGTGGAAGAGGCATGCAGTATCTTTGTATAAACAGGCAAAGGAGGCCGGTACTTTTTGGTCTGTTGTTGTAGCTGCTGCCGTCATGGGAATTATAATTGTGAGGCAAAGATGGCATCAAGACAAATGGAGATTTAGCATCAACGATGAG AGGATGAGCAGGATGATGAGACCAATCGGCCGATTTAAGGATGTTATGGTTGGCGGCCACCAGCCTAACCGACTGATACATTGA
- the LOC135652474 gene encoding uncharacterized protein LOC135652474: MGGDLYALDFDGVLCDSCGESSLSALKAAKIRWPWLFGQVDSAMETWIIDQMHILRPVVETGYENLLLVRLLVELQVPSVRKSSVADGLTVEAILENWSQLKPIIMKEWDEERDALIDLFGRVRDEWIDNDLSGWIGANRFYPGVADALRFASSQLYIVTTKQARFADALLRELAGVTIPAERIYGLGTGPKVKVLKQLQEMPEHQGLSLHFVEDRLATLKNVIKEPALAGWNLYLGRWGYNTEKERAEAESIPRIQLIDLSDFSKKLK, translated from the exons ATGGGAGGCGATCTCTACGCTCTGGACTTCGACGGCGTCCTCTGCGACAGCTGTGGCGAGAGTTCCCTCTCTGCCCTCAAG GCTGCTAAGATCAGATGGCCGTGGCTCTTCGGACAGGTGGACTCCGCCATGGAAACATGGATCATCGACCAAATGCACATC TTGCGTCCAGTGGTTGAAACAGGTTATGAGAATCTATTGCTTGTTAGGCTGTTAGTGGAGCTTCAGGTGCCCTCAGTGCGAAAATCATCG GTTGCAGATGGGCTTACTGTTGAGGCAATATTGGAGAACTGGTCGCAGTTGAAACCTATAATTATGAAGGAGTGGGATGAAGAACGAGATGCTTTAATTGATCTTTTTGGAAGAGTAAGGGATGAATGGATAGATAATGATCTTTCAGGTTGGATTGGTGCCAACAG ATTTTACCCAGGTGTCGCAGATGCTCTGAGATTTGCAAGCTCTCAACTCTATATTGTCACCACAAAGCAG GCCAGATTTGCTGATGCATTATTGCGAGAACTCGCTGGAGTAACCATACCTGCTGAACGAATTTATGGTTTGGGGACTGG GCCAAAAGTAAAAGTCCTAAAGCAGCTCCAAGAAATGCCAGAACATCAGGGTCTCTCTCTTCA CTTTGTGGAAGACCGTCTTGCAACTTTGAAGAATGTTATCAAAGAGCCCGCATTAGCCGGATGGAATTTATACCTGG gtAGATGGGGTTATAATACTGAGAAAGAGAGGGCAGAAGCAGAAAGCATTCCGAGGATTCAGCTAATAGACCTATCGGACTTCAGCAAGAAACTTAAATAG
- the LOC135652163 gene encoding uncharacterized protein LOC135652163: MRIMEAELCSARTLSPSREESGDEELSVLPRHTKVIVTGNNRTKSVLVGLQGVVKKAVGLGGWHWLVLKNGVEVKLQRNALSVLEAPTGNEDEDDEIDYDNSFCSSSDVGDKDIDYSCLEFHKPTKPRVRHTRPWTCSAKSNGRSSNYRDTTHSNGHNSQTRVNLAKLGTPTLLRYWRRFNLVGINPKPTKEQLLHVVQNHFLSQQVDEMQVIVGFIHAAKRLKTRHRKKKEQQGGGLKQD, translated from the exons ATGCGAATCATGGAGGCCGAGCTGTGTTCAGCCCGGACCCTATCTCCGTCGCGGGAGGAAAGTGGTGATGAAGAGCTCTCGGTGCTTCCCAGGCACACCAAGGTCATCGTAACTGGTAACAACAGAACAAAGTCTGTTCTAGTTGGGCTTCAAGGTGTTGTCAAGAAAGCTGTTGGTCTTGGTGGCTGGCACTGGCTG GTCCTAAAGAATGGGGTGGAGGTGAAACTTCAAAGAAACGCATTGAGCGTCTTAGAAGCTCCTACAGGAAATGAAGACGAGGACGATGAGATTGACTATGACAACTCGTTCTGCAGTAGTTCAGATGTGGGAGACAAAGACATCGATTACT CTTGCTTAGAGTTTCATAAGCCGACAAAGCCAAGGGTTAGGCACACCAGGCCATGGACATGTTCAGCAAAGTCAAATGGCCGAAGCAGCAACTATCGAGACACTACTCATTCTAATGGTCACAACTCTCAAACG AGGGTAAACTTGGCAAAGCTTGGAACACCAACCTTACTGAGATATTGGAGGCGCTTCAATCtt GTGGGCATCAACCCCAAACCTACAAAGGAGCAGCTGCTCCACGTTGTGCAGAATCACTTCCTCTCGCAG caagtggATGAGATGCAGGTCATCGTCGGCTTCATCCACGCCGCGAAGAGGTTGAAAACCCGCCATAGGAAAAAGAAGGAACAACAAGGTGGTGGGTTGAAGCAGGATTGA